The proteins below are encoded in one region of Polypterus senegalus isolate Bchr_013 chromosome 2, ASM1683550v1, whole genome shotgun sequence:
- the zgc:162944 gene encoding glutamine amidotransferase-like class 1 domain-containing protein 3A, mitochondrial — protein MVKRVAVVLAGCGVFDGSEIHEASAVLVHLSRSGAEVKIFAPNVDQMHVIDHVKGNPTEEQRNVLVESARLARGNILDLAELQVNELDAIIFPGGFGVAKNLCSWAVDGNKCTVNDLVKSTLLAFHNAKKPIGLCCISPVLAAKVFPGCEVTVGHDTNSDGRFPDCSTASSIEELGCKHICKNVNEAHVDEKNKIITTCAFMCKAPLHEIFDGIGVMVQEVLKIA, from the exons ATGGTGAAACGCGTAGCTGTGGTGTTGGCTGGCTGTGGAGTGTTTGACGGTAGTGAAATTCACGAGGCATCTGCAGTGCTGGTTCACCTGAGCAGAAGCGGAGCCGAG GTGAAAATCTTTGCTCCCAATGTTGATCAGATGCATGTGATTGACCATGTCAAAGGCAATCCCACAGAAGAACAGAGAAATGTGTTGGTAGAAAGTGCCAGGCTGGCAAGGGGTAATATACTCGACTTGGCAGAGCTGCAGGTGAATGAGTTGGATGCCATTATTTTTCCAG GTGGATTTGGAGTAGCAAAAAACTTATGTTCCTGGGCAGTTGATGGAAACAAATGCACTGTAAATGACCTAGTCAAGTCAACACTGCTGGCATTCCATAATGCAAAAAAGCCCATTGGTTTATGTTGCATCTCGCCTGTGCTTGCTGCCAAAGTTTTTCCTGGATGTGAAGTTACTGTTGGGCATGATACAAATTCAGATGGCAG GTTTCCTGATTGCTCAACTGCTTCTTCAATAGAAGAACTGGGATGCAAGCATATCTGCAAGAACGTCAATGAAGCTCACGTTGATGAAAAAAACAAGATTATTACAACCTGTGCTTTCATGTGCAAAGCCCCTTTACATGAAATATTTGATGGAATTGGAGTAATGGTGCAAGAAGTGCTAAAAATTGCTTGA